In one Zonotrichia albicollis isolate bZonAlb1 chromosome 14, bZonAlb1.hap1, whole genome shotgun sequence genomic region, the following are encoded:
- the ZC3H12B gene encoding putative ribonuclease ZC3H12B, producing the protein MRTERSGWKLNVMTAWSMVGKLKMEKRHSREDRNVEQDVGECSAESEEWTSSESEPEQPYFRGSAQWREKEVSTKPHRPLCRSPCLDRPSFSQSSITQDLKLDECKTNLDKEYQAKMDFALKLGYAGDQIQAVLNKLGADALINDVLAELVRLGNKSESEGQSTASSTTGTLVSRGPCPKEITSPELSLEDEVVDNSDNLRPIVIDGSNVAMSHGNKEGFSCRGIQLAVDWFLEKGHKDITVFVPAWRKEQSRPDAPITDQEILRKLEKEKILVFTPSRRVQGRRVVCYDDRFIVKLAFDSDGIIVSNDNYRDLQNEKPEWKKFIEERLLMYSFVNDKFMPPDDPLGRHGPSLENFLRKRPVIPEHKKQPCPYGKKCTYGHKCKYYHPERANQPQRSVADELRISAKLSAVKTMSEGALAKCGTGPSSSKGEISSEVKRIAPKRQSDPSIRSVAVEPEEKLSAARKSEASSVPSLVSALSVPTLPPPKSHAAGALNTRSASSPVPGSSQFVHQKSSLEHMSSVQYPPILVTNSHGTSVSYIDQYPKYESLGDHGYYSLLSDFSNLSISSIRNSDYYGADMDQGMYSRNSSPCPDNCLSHTSNDSYSSYNDLYLGVADASPEDNVKSHRLPSKNRLQPFPHGYHEALNRGQSYGPEEPKQSLRKQSVSHLGLHAQHPVVGARSSCPGEYPVPQNVHPSTAQPSRALVMTRMDSISDSRLYESNPTRQRRPPLCREQHASWDPLPCASDSYTYHSYPLSNNLMQPCYEPVMVRSMPEKMEQLWRNPWIGICGEPREPHIIPEHQYQTYKNLCNIFPPSVVLSVMEKNPHMTDAQQLAAMIVAKLRTGR; encoded by the exons ATGAGAACTGAGCGCTCTGGCTGGAAGCTGAACGTGATGACGGCCTGGTCTATGGTAGGGAAGCTGAAAATGGAGAAGAGGCACTCCAGAGAAGACAGAAATGTGGAGCAAGATGTGGGGGAATGCAGTGCTGAATCTGAGGAATGGACGAGCTCAGAAAGTGAGCCTGAGCAACCATACTTCAGAGGCAGTGCTCAGTGGAGAGAAAAGGAGGTTTCCACCAAACCGCATCGGCCGCTCTGCCGGTCCCCATGCCTGGATCGCCCAAGCTTTTCACAGAGCAGTATCACACAAGACTTGAAGCTAGATGAATGCAAAACAAATTTGGACAAGGAATACCAAGCTAAAATGGATTTTGCTTTAAAGCTTGGGTATGCAGGAGATCAGATCCAGGCTGTACTGAATAAGTTGGGAGCGGATGCGCTCATCAATGATGTTCTAGCAGAGCTTGTGAGACTTGGCAACAAAAGTGAATCAGAGGGACAAAGCACTGCCAGCAGTACCACTGGTACTCTGGTGTCAAGAGGCCCTTGCCCAAAGGAAATAACAAGCCCTGAATTGTCACTGGAAGATGAAGTGGTGGATAACAGTGATAACTTGAGGCCAATTGTCATTGATGGAAGCAATGTTGCTATGAG CCATGGGAACAAAGAAGGATTTTCCTGCCGGGGAATTCAACTAGCTGTTGATTGGTTTCTGGAAAAAGGACATAAAGATATCACTGTGTTTGTACCTGCATGGAGAAAAGAACAGTCTCGACCTGATGCACCAATTACAG ATCAAGAAATCTTACGTAaattggagaaagaaaaaattcttgtTTTCACCCCATCTCGAAGAGTTCAGGGAAGAAGAGTGGTTTGCTATGATGATCGATTCATAGTAAAACTTGCCTTCGACTCAGATGGCATCATTGTGTCCAATGATAACTATCGGGATCTTCAGAATGAAAAGCCAGAGTGGAAGAAGTTCATAGAGGAGCGGCTGCTAATGTATTCTTTTGTGAATGACAA ATTTATGCCTCCAGATGATCCTTTAGGACGTCATGGTCCAAGCCTTGAAAATTTCTTGAGAAAAAGGCCAGTTATTCCTGAACATAAGAAACAACCGTGTCCTTATG GTAAAAAGTGCACCTATGGGCACAAATGTAAATATTACCACCCAGAACGTGCAAACCAGCCTCAAAGGTCAGTAGCGGATGAGCTTCGAATAAGTGCCAAATTATCTGCTGTGAAAACTATGAGTGAGGGAGCCTTGGCCAAATGTGGCACAGGGCCATCCAGCTCCAAAGGAGAAATCAGTTCTGAAGTGAAACGCATTGCCCCAAAACGTCAGTCAGATCCAAGCATTAGGTCAGTAGCTGTGGAGCCTGAGGAAAAGTTATCAGCAGCCCGGAAGTCCGAGGCCAGCTCTGTCCCGTCTCTGGTTTCTGCATTAAGTGTACCAACGCTCCCTCCACCAAAAAGCCATGCAGCTGGTGCATTAAATACTCGTTCTGCAAGCAGTCCGGTGCCAGGTTCCTCACAGTTCGTACATCAGAAATCCTCACTGGAACATATGTCCAGTGTGCAATATCCTCCTATACTAGTCACCAATAGCCATGGCACCTCAGTTAGCTATATTGACCAGTATCCCAAATATGAGTCGCTGGGGGACCATGGCTATTACTCCTTACTCAGTGATTTCTCCAACTTAAGCATAAGTAGTATCCGTAACTCAGATTATTACGGGGCTGATATGGACCAGGGGATGTATTCTAGAAACTCAAGCCCCTGTCCTGACAATTGCTTAAGCCATACAAGTAATGATTCTTATTCCTCTTACAATGACTTGTATCTGGGTGTAGCAGATGCCAGTCCAGAAGACAATGTGAAGAGCCACAGACTGCCATCGAAAAATCGTcttcagcctttccctcatggTTACCATGAAGCCTTAAATAGAGGTCAGAGTTACGGACCCGAAGAGCCTAAGCAATCCCTTCGCAAACAGTCAGTTTCCCACTTAGGCCTACATGCCCAGCATCCAGTTGTTGGAGCACGGTCCAGTTGTCCAGGAGAATACCCTGTGCCTCAAAACGTTCATCCATCAACTGCACAACCAAGCCGTGCCTTGGTGATGACCAGAATGGACAGCATTTCTGACTCTCGGCTCTATGAGAGCAACCCCACGAGGCAGAGACGGCCACCTCTGTGTCGGGAGCAGCACGCCAGCTGGGATCCACTGCCCTGTGCATCAGACTCCTACACCTACCACTCCTACCCACTGAGTAACAACCTCATGCAGCCATGTTATGAACCTGTCATGGTTAGAAGCATGCCTGAGAAGATGGAACAGCTCTGGAGAAATCCCTGGATTGGGATATGTGGTGAGCCAAGGGAACCTCACATCATCCCAGAACATCAGTATCAAACATACAAGAACCTCTGCAATATTTTCCCTCCAAGTGTTGTCCTTTCTGTGATGGAGAAGAATCCCCACATGACAGATGCACAACAGCTGGCAGCTATGATTGTTGCCAAATTAAGAACAGGGCGTTAG
- the LAS1L gene encoding ribosomal biogenesis protein LAS1L: MAARAGPAGRRGQPSSSPARKRLKPLRTVVAWRGRAEWDQVMVGLYCGDSRLQQDALDRVSAWKSRYGPKMPLAVDSTAELIRCKVLDSSGRLKSHELILSYGLALVRFVNLITERKQKTVSIPLRQLAREVDIPVWVVDLRHELTHGKLPRLALCRKGCDVVLEWLRKMYWNRQLGNNLCEEDEDEEEEQEEVEANADLDGDAWESQTPQREACQKHKEFHEKVRDVLLSYKNEQFRVMQAMPSLSKSRELWSDSSSELDWILAQIKDLMQENRAAVAEALLSDGFLIPKMDCLKMLNIKYEANKEVWQFKIPPAFYCFWQPLLSSLLSRSFTQILIEKMFIELKECSDSSELRPQFLINWISELLTGIAKVNAGKKKQQCNKQVSVKELFLHKVPLQWIRLTDCCLQAPCWATPHLLQMILTIMRPRLPRSTRKNLLYLASIYTEGGAPLSSPGLSSDGSEQPIYTIESLQWRARQENQVKNQGQTVEKQEDVPERDNGVEEVEEEEEEMVTEANALEGLAHSGTMVAIAEKRAALQGSAWQITADEVRWKDFPLGKLPGQTDDPDGLMLDNYSMMSLLDQPVREEWKPLSTNSAELNIPVTGGLLWTQNDFHKIKSGLQLF; the protein is encoded by the exons ATGGCGGCCCgcgcgggcccggccgggcgcCGCGGCCAGCCCAGCTCGTCCCCGGCCCGCAAGCGGCTGAAGCCGCTGCGGACGGTGGTGGCGTGGAGGGGCCGTGCGGAGTGGGACCAGGTGATGGTGGGGCTGTACTGCGGGGACAGCCGGCTGCAGCAGGACGCGCTGGACCGCGTCTCGGCGTGGAAGAGCCG GTACGGTCCAAAAATGCCTCTTGCAGTGGACTCCACGGCAGAACTGATTCGCTGCAAGGTCCTTGACTCATCTGGCAGATTGAAGTCACACGAACTCATCCTGTCTTATGGGCTGGCTCTTGTAAG ATTTGTCAACTTGATCACAGAAAGGAAACAGAAGACGGTCAGCATTCCTCTGAGACAATTGGCAAGAGAG GTGGACATCCCCGTGTGGGTCGTGGATCTCCGTCACGAGCTGACGCACGGGAAGCTGCCGCGCCTGGCCCTGTGCCGCAAGG GTTGTGATGTTGTGCTGGAGTGGCTACGAAAGATGTACTGGAACCGTCAGCTGGGCAATAACTTGTGtgaggaagatgaggatgaggaagaagaGCAGGAAGAGGTGGAAGCAAATGCAGATTTGGATGGTGATGCATGGGAGAGTCAAACCCCACAGCGTGAGGCCTGTCAGAAACACAAGGAATTCCATG AAAAAGTCAGAGATGTTCTGCTGTCTTACAAGAATGAGCAATTCCGG GTTATGCAGGCTATGCCATCTCTTTCAAAGTCTCGAGAATTGTGGTCTGATTCCTCTTCAGAATTGGACTGGATTTTGGCTCAGATCAAAGACCTGATGCAGGAAAACAG GGCAGCAGTGGCTGAAGCTCTCCTCAGTGATGGCTTTCTCATCCCAAAGATGGATTGTCTGAAGATGCTAAATATCAAGTATGAAG CAAATAAAGAGGTATGGCAATTCAAAATCCCCCCAGCATTTTACTGCTTTTGGCAGCCTTTGCTGTCAAGCCTTCTTTCACGAAGTTTTACACAGATCCTAATAGAGAAAATGTTTATAGAGCTGAAGGAATGTTCTGACTCTTCAGAACTCCGGCCTCAGTTCTTGATCAACTGGATTTCTGAGTTGCTGACTGGCATTGCCAAAGTAAATGCTG ggaagaaaaaacaacaatgCAACAAGCAGGTGTCTGTGAAGGAGCTGTTCCTCCATAAAGTTCCTTTGCAGTGGATAAGACTGACTGACTGTTGCTTGCAAGCTCCCTGCTGGGCAACCCCACATCTTCTTCAGAT GATCCTCACCATCATGAGACCTCGCTTGCCACGTTCCACTCGGAAGAACCTGCTCTACCTTGCTTCCATTTACACAGAGGGAGGGGCCCCTCTGTCCAGTCCAGGCCTCTCTTCAGATGGCAGTGAACAGCCAATTTATACTATTGAGAGCTTACAGTGGAGAGCCAGGCAAGAAAATCAGGTTAAAAATCAAGGGCAGACTGTAGAGAAACAAGAAGATGTGCCAGAGAGAGACAATGGTGTGGAGGaggtggaagaggaggaagaagagatgGTGACTGAAGCAAATGCTCTGGAAGGACTTGCTCATTCTGGTACCATGGTGGCCATTGCTGAGAAAAGGGCAGCACTGCAAGGCTCTGCCTGGCAGATCACTGCAG ATGAAGTGCGATGGAAAGACTTTCCTCTTGGAAAACTCCCAGGTCAGACAGATGACCCTGATGGTCTCATGTTGGATAATTATTCTATGATGTCCCTGCTTGATCAGCCAGTGAGGGAGGAGTGGAAGCCTCTCAGTACAAA ctctgcagaattGAACATTCCTGTGACAGGAGGATTGTTATGGACCCAGAACGACTTCCATAAAATAAAAAGTGGCCTTCAACTTTTCTGA